A region of the Prevotella melaninogenica genome:
CTCGTATGTATGATTCACATCTGCATTTTTCGCCCACGAACCATTGCCCACTGACTGATTGAGAATCAGGTAGAAATTAGACTTATCAAACGGCCATTGCTCCTGACTATCATTCTGTTTCTTATATTGGAACACACGTTTACCATCAGCAAAGAAGGTCAGAACATCCTCTTCCCACTCTACTGCATAGGTATGATAACGATTCATCGGCATCAAAAGATTGCCAGAGTGTGGCTCATTTCTATGACTCTGAGTCCACGCAGAGTGTACGGTTGCATAACAACGCTGCTCATTATCAATCTGCTCAAAGATATCAATTTCACCGCCTTTTGGCCATCCGAACTTTGACTTTGGCATCATCCAGATAGCAGGGAAGTTACCTATAAAAGGATTAACCAGTGCACGACACTCCACACGACCAAAGCGGAAAGTAAAGCTCTGACTGGTTTCAATACCACCAGAAAGCATTTCCACATTATCTTTTGACCTATCAGGATTAGGAATGGTACGCAAAACAAGATTACCATCCTTCATAAAAGCCACTTCAGGAGAGTTGCTCAAAAACCGTGCCCATGTAACTTTTGGATAACGGGTACAGTATCTCCACACATTAGTATCAGGCAAAGTGCCATCTGGCTCATTAAACTCATCATGGAAGACGAGCGTATATTCAGCTCCAGGGATTTCCGCGTCGGGTGGTAATGGTTTTACACCATCAGCCAATTTAGC
Encoded here:
- a CDS encoding glycoside hydrolase family 16 protein produces the protein MSQKKNNKRFLAVLTMVLFSTVSFAQGAKLADGVKPLPPDAEIPGAEYTLVFHDEFNEPDGTLPDTNVWRYCTRYPKVTWARFLSNSPEVAFMKDGNLVLRTIPNPDRSKDNVEMLSGGIETSQSFTFRFGRVECRALVNPFIGNFPAIWMMPKSKFGWPKGGEIDIFEQIDNEQRCYATVHSAWTQSHRNEPHSGNLLMPMNRYHTYAVEWEEDVLTFFADGKRVFQYKKQNDSQEQWPFDKSNFYLILNQSVGNGSWAKNADVNHTYEMRVDWIRVYQKEKHIPTSISVPMTKIQESTESNDIYSLQGAKMGTHESELPKGIYVLNGKKFVK